A genomic stretch from Candidatus Hydrogenedentota bacterium includes:
- a CDS encoding IS4 family transposase yields MKSTRSQFSTLQQVCQHIPGHLVAKLAREHGVDGQARTFTPWSHIVALLYAQLAHAIGLNNVCDGMRLHRAKLSAIRGATPPARNTFSHANRTRPAQLAEDLFWAVLEQLRTVTPSFGGKTYRGFPRRFKRTIHVVDSSTIQLVANCMDWARHRRKKAAAKLHMRLDLQSFLPKFAIVETVGHNDNKRARALCAAIAAGEIVLFDKAYVDFEHLSELDARGVFWVTRAKDNMRWRCVRKRIARPQGRILRDDEIVLVTPATRKSHPQRLRRIHAIVERDGKDVEMVFITNNFMWAPETVADLYKHRWGIEAFFKQIKQTLQLCDFLGHSKNAIQWQVWTALLVYVLLRYIAHLSQWQHSFIRLFGLVRACLWTRLDLLATLQRHGTADGSFSLLAAPEQAYLLGFEPG; encoded by the coding sequence ATGAAATCAACCCGGTCCCAGTTTAGCACACTTCAGCAGGTCTGCCAGCACATTCCCGGCCACCTTGTGGCGAAGCTTGCGCGCGAGCACGGAGTGGACGGTCAGGCTCGCACGTTCACGCCGTGGAGTCACATCGTTGCGCTTCTTTACGCGCAGCTTGCGCACGCGATAGGACTGAACAATGTCTGCGACGGCATGCGTCTGCACCGGGCCAAGCTGTCGGCCATCCGGGGCGCAACGCCGCCGGCGCGCAACACGTTTTCCCACGCCAATCGGACCCGTCCGGCGCAATTGGCCGAGGACCTGTTCTGGGCGGTGCTTGAACAACTTCGGACTGTGACCCCCTCGTTTGGCGGCAAGACGTACCGGGGCTTTCCCCGGCGCTTCAAGCGCACCATCCACGTGGTCGACTCCAGCACCATCCAGCTTGTCGCGAACTGCATGGACTGGGCCAGGCACCGCCGGAAGAAGGCGGCAGCCAAACTGCACATGCGCCTGGACCTGCAAAGCTTCCTGCCCAAGTTCGCCATCGTCGAGACGGTGGGCCACAACGACAACAAGCGCGCGCGGGCTTTGTGCGCGGCCATTGCCGCGGGCGAAATCGTCCTGTTTGACAAGGCCTATGTGGATTTTGAGCACCTGAGCGAACTGGATGCGCGCGGCGTGTTCTGGGTCACGCGCGCTAAGGACAACATGCGCTGGCGCTGCGTCCGCAAGCGCATCGCGCGCCCCCAGGGCCGCATCCTGCGCGACGACGAGATCGTGCTGGTCACCCCCGCCACGCGAAAGAGCCACCCCCAGCGGCTGCGCCGGATACACGCCATTGTGGAGCGCGACGGAAAAGACGTGGAGATGGTCTTCATCACGAACAACTTCATGTGGGCGCCGGAAACGGTGGCGGATCTTTACAAGCACCGGTGGGGCATAGAGGCGTTCTTCAAGCAGATCAAGCAGACCCTCCAGTTGTGCGACTTCCTCGGGCACAGCAAGAACGCGATCCAGTGGCAGGTATGGACGGCGCTGCTGGTCTACGTGCTGCTGCGCTACATCGCGCATCTCAGCCAATGGCAGCACAGCTTCATCCGTTTGTTCGGTCTGGTCCGCGCCTGCCTGTGGACCCGCCTCGATCTGCTCGCCACCCTGCAACGCCATGGGACAGCAGATGGCAGTTTCTCCTTGCTGGCCGCGCCCGAGCAGGCATACTTGCTGGGATTTGAACCGGGATAG